In Geotalea uraniireducens, one genomic interval encodes:
- the cmk gene encoding (d)CMP kinase: MNGAGKRGLIIAIDGPSGAGKSTITKQLADRLGYIHIDTGAMFRAVALAASRAGINVDDDAALAGLCRGMEISFVRDNGCCRVVANGEDVSAAIRTPEISLLTSAISARKVVRDFLLGLQRRMGCNGGVILEGRDIGTVVFPDAEVKFYLSASAEERGRRRWLELTARGEAISLEETIAAVVRRDRQDSGREHAPLKRADDAIDIDSTGLTIEEVLDRMEACVRDRERQFGFGGERSRQS; this comes from the coding sequence GTGAACGGGGCAGGGAAAAGGGGACTCATCATCGCCATCGACGGTCCTTCAGGGGCGGGGAAGAGTACGATCACCAAGCAGTTGGCCGATCGGCTCGGCTATATCCACATCGATACCGGGGCGATGTTCCGGGCGGTGGCGCTTGCCGCCAGCCGGGCGGGGATTAATGTCGACGACGACGCGGCCCTGGCGGGACTCTGCCGCGGGATGGAAATCTCCTTCGTCCGGGATAATGGCTGCTGCCGGGTGGTGGCCAACGGTGAGGATGTCTCGGCGGCGATCCGTACTCCGGAGATCAGCCTGCTGACCTCGGCGATCTCGGCCCGCAAGGTCGTGCGCGACTTCCTGCTGGGGCTGCAGCGGCGAATGGGCTGCAACGGCGGGGTTATCCTGGAGGGGCGCGATATCGGCACGGTGGTCTTCCCCGATGCCGAAGTGAAGTTCTATCTTTCCGCCTCGGCCGAAGAGCGGGGACGGCGGCGCTGGCTGGAACTGACCGCTCGGGGAGAGGCTATTTCCCTTGAGGAAACCATTGCCGCCGTGGTCCGGCGGGACCGGCAGGATTCGGGGCGTGAGCATGCGCCGTTGAAGCGGGCCGACGATGCGATCGACATCGATTCCACCGGCCTGACCATCGAAGAAGTGCTGGATCGGATGGAAGCGTGCGTGCGGGACAGGGAGCGGCAGTTCGGTTTCGGTGGCGAACGCAGTCGGCAGAGCTGA
- the pheA gene encoding prephenate dehydratase → MSKTLADLRRDIDAIDDQILDLLNRRARCVIEVGRLKTGEKRDFHVPNREREIYERLTGANPGPFPNEAVRSVFREVISASLSLESPMKVAFLGPKATFSHLATLQQFGLSAELVPLKSISAVFEEVEKGRAYYGVVPVENSTEGVVSHTLDMFMDSELKINAEILLEVHHDLLSRTGRVEDIKKIYSHPQPIAQCRNWLEEHFPGVPLVDVASTAVAAQIAGEDYTAAAIASELAATMYDLKVVRKRIEDQVNNFTRFLVIGKKMAERCGDDKTSLMFLIKDEPGILYRMLEPFAKRGVSLSKIESRPLKKKAWEYIFFLDLAGHVSEPAVAEAVQELKGYCQFVKILGSYPRAK, encoded by the coding sequence ATGAGTAAAACACTTGCAGATTTGCGGCGCGACATCGACGCCATCGACGACCAGATTCTCGACCTGCTGAACCGGCGGGCGCGTTGCGTCATCGAGGTCGGTCGGCTCAAGACGGGGGAAAAGCGCGATTTCCATGTGCCAAACCGGGAGCGGGAAATCTACGAGCGGCTGACCGGTGCCAATCCGGGCCCGTTCCCCAACGAGGCGGTGCGGAGCGTTTTCCGCGAAGTGATTTCCGCCTCCCTGTCGCTCGAATCGCCGATGAAAGTGGCCTTTCTCGGCCCCAAGGCGACCTTCAGCCACTTGGCTACCCTGCAGCAGTTCGGCCTCTCCGCCGAGCTCGTCCCGCTCAAGTCGATCTCGGCGGTGTTCGAGGAAGTGGAGAAGGGGCGCGCCTACTACGGGGTGGTCCCGGTCGAAAACTCCACCGAAGGGGTGGTTTCCCATACCCTCGACATGTTCATGGACAGTGAGCTGAAGATCAACGCCGAGATTCTGCTCGAAGTCCATCACGATCTGCTCTCCCGCACCGGGAGAGTCGAAGATATCAAAAAGATTTACTCCCATCCCCAACCTATCGCCCAGTGCCGGAACTGGCTCGAAGAGCATTTCCCGGGGGTGCCGCTCGTCGACGTGGCTTCCACGGCCGTTGCCGCCCAGATTGCCGGCGAGGACTATACGGCGGCTGCCATCGCCAGCGAGCTGGCGGCGACCATGTACGATCTCAAGGTCGTGCGGAAGCGGATCGAGGACCAAGTCAACAACTTCACCCGCTTCCTGGTCATCGGCAAGAAGATGGCCGAGCGGTGCGGCGACGACAAAACTTCGCTGATGTTCCTGATCAAGGACGAGCCGGGCATCCTTTACCGGATGCTGGAGCCATTCGCCAAGCGGGGGGTAAGCCTCTCCAAGATCGAATCGCGGCCGCTGAAGAAAAAGGCGTGGGAATACATATTTTTCCTCGATCTGGCCGGCCACGTCTCCGAACCGGCGGTGGCCGAAGCGGTCCAGGAGTTGAAGGGGTACTGCCAGTTCGTCAAGATCCTCGGCTCATACCCGAGGGCGAAGTAG
- a CDS encoding tyrosine-type recombinase/integrase, producing MPKRIQPLADLQVKAAKPRAKDYKLADGGGLYLLVAASGGKLWRCDYRCNGKRKTMALGAYPAVSLSDARQRREEVKKLLAKGIDPGEEKKVQKAAQAEATANTFEAVAREWHERFKGEWSENHAGRLLRRLELDVFPYIGARPIGEVKAPELLAVLRRVEARTLETAHRLKIACGQVFRYAVATGRAERDPAADLKGALPPVKNKHYSSLTDPKAVAPLLRALDSYQGSFITKCALRLAPLVLIRPGELRHAEWAEFDLDAAEWNIPVERLKLKKKEKIDRKGEKHLVPLSRQAVEILRELHTLTGSRRYVFAGHRSPLRPMSENTVNSALRLMGFSKDEITGHGFRAMARTILDEVLHVRPDYIEHQLAHAVRDPLGRAYNRTTHLSERKKMMQLWADYLNELKSGAKVIPMRREG from the coding sequence ATGCCAAAGCGCATTCAGCCGCTAGCCGACCTTCAGGTAAAAGCTGCAAAACCGAGGGCCAAGGATTACAAACTTGCAGACGGTGGGGGGCTCTATCTTCTGGTTGCTGCTTCCGGGGGAAAGCTCTGGCGGTGCGACTACCGGTGCAATGGTAAGCGGAAAACAATGGCATTGGGTGCCTATCCCGCTGTCTCTCTTTCGGATGCCCGGCAACGTCGTGAAGAGGTAAAGAAGCTGTTGGCAAAGGGGATTGATCCGGGCGAGGAAAAGAAGGTGCAGAAGGCGGCGCAGGCCGAGGCCACTGCGAATACCTTCGAGGCTGTTGCCCGTGAATGGCATGAACGATTCAAGGGGGAGTGGTCGGAAAACCATGCCGGGCGGCTGCTTCGCCGTCTTGAACTTGACGTGTTTCCGTATATCGGGGCGCGCCCAATAGGTGAGGTCAAGGCCCCGGAACTCCTGGCCGTGTTGCGCCGAGTGGAAGCGAGAACGCTAGAAACGGCCCATCGCCTCAAGATTGCCTGCGGGCAGGTGTTCCGTTATGCCGTCGCTACCGGAAGGGCCGAGCGCGACCCGGCGGCAGACCTGAAGGGGGCACTCCCGCCGGTCAAGAACAAGCATTACTCGTCACTTACCGATCCGAAGGCTGTGGCTCCGCTTTTGCGGGCACTCGATAGCTATCAAGGATCGTTCATCACGAAGTGTGCTCTTCGCCTTGCACCTCTCGTCCTGATCCGCCCTGGGGAATTGCGTCACGCGGAGTGGGCGGAATTCGACCTCGACGCGGCAGAGTGGAACATCCCCGTTGAGCGTCTGAAATTGAAGAAAAAAGAGAAAATTGACCGTAAAGGAGAAAAGCATCTGGTGCCCCTTTCCCGGCAGGCCGTTGAAATTCTGCGGGAACTCCATACCCTGACCGGTTCCCGGCGATACGTCTTTGCCGGCCACCGCTCTCCCCTTCGCCCCATGAGCGAGAATACGGTTAATTCGGCATTGCGGCTCATGGGTTTCAGCAAAGATGAGATCACCGGTCACGGTTTCCGGGCGATGGCGAGGACGATTCTCGACGAAGTGTTGCATGTCCGGCCTGATTACATCGAGCATCAGCTGGCGCATGCCGTCAGAGATCCCCTCGGCCGCGCCTACAATCGGACAACGCACCTTTCCGAGCGCAAGAAGATGATGCAGCTGTGGGCAGACTACCTGAATGAGCTCAAGTCGGGCGCGAAGGTGATACCGATGCGGCGTGAGGGGTAA
- a CDS encoding cytotoxic translational repressor of toxin-antitoxin stability system, which produces MTWVVQLTGRANKQAHKLPRSIVERLFLLMEEIKHSGPVRGNWPNYGKLGDGRHHCHLKKGKPTYVVMWEERDREIRLIEVTYAGTHEKAPY; this is translated from the coding sequence ATGACATGGGTCGTCCAGCTCACGGGAAGGGCCAATAAGCAGGCGCACAAATTGCCTCGAAGCATTGTTGAACGGCTCTTTCTGCTGATGGAGGAAATCAAGCACTCCGGTCCCGTGCGCGGGAACTGGCCGAACTATGGCAAGCTCGGTGATGGTCGGCACCATTGCCACCTGAAGAAGGGGAAGCCGACATATGTCGTGATGTGGGAAGAGCGCGACAGGGAAATCAGACTTATTGAGGTGACGTATGCAGGGACTCACGAAAAAGCGCCCTACTGA
- a CDS encoding helix-turn-helix domain-containing protein, whose amino-acid sequence MRRYVDSIESEDDAISLEDFFAGHFPGESKPSVNLRGARGKEELTQRQLAEMTGIPQRHISEMENGKRPIGKEAAKKLAKALNVDYRVFL is encoded by the coding sequence GTGCGCCGGTATGTGGATAGTATCGAGTCGGAGGACGACGCTATCTCCTTGGAGGATTTCTTTGCCGGCCATTTCCCCGGCGAGTCGAAGCCCTCCGTCAATCTGCGGGGAGCCAGGGGCAAAGAAGAGCTTACCCAGCGGCAGCTTGCCGAGATGACAGGTATACCGCAACGGCATATCTCCGAAATGGAGAACGGCAAGCGTCCCATCGGCAAGGAAGCGGCCAAGAAGCTGGCGAAGGCCCTGAACGTGGATTATCGGGTGTTTCTGTAA
- the aroA gene encoding 3-phosphoshikimate 1-carboxyvinyltransferase, translating into MNVQSYSTQPAQGIRGEIAVPGDKSISHRSIMLGSIARGVTTVRGFLRGEDNFATLNAFRAMGVAIGDDGETLTINGKGLYGLSEADDVIDCGNSGTSIRLLTGLLAPQRFYSVLTGDRYLRRRPMKRVVGPLGQMGACILGRDGGEKAPLAIAGRPLTGLEYRSPVASAQVKSALMLAGLYAAGETRIIEPHLSRDHSERMFRHFGAAIETGATGVVIRGGHELTGRDIIVPGDISSAAFFIVAALLVPDSELLITGVGVNPTRTGILDILTAMGGSIALLNQRELSGEPVADLLIRSSALRGIEIAGEVVTRAIDEFPVICVAAALAEGKTVIREARELRVKETDRIAAMATNLRAAGVTVAESDDGMEITGVERLGAATVESFGDHRIAMSMLVAGLVAAGGVTVHDVACIGTSFPDFFPLLEKVTAR; encoded by the coding sequence ATGAACGTTCAATCGTATTCGACACAGCCCGCCCAGGGGATTCGCGGCGAAATCGCCGTCCCCGGCGATAAATCGATTTCTCATCGTTCGATCATGCTCGGCTCCATTGCCCGGGGGGTGACGACAGTGCGCGGCTTTCTCCGCGGGGAGGACAACTTCGCCACCCTGAACGCCTTCCGCGCCATGGGGGTCGCCATTGGCGACGACGGCGAAACGCTCACCATCAATGGCAAGGGGCTGTACGGGTTGAGCGAAGCCGATGACGTCATCGACTGCGGCAATTCCGGGACATCGATCCGGCTGCTGACCGGTCTGCTGGCCCCCCAGCGCTTCTATTCGGTGCTGACCGGTGACCGCTACCTGCGCCGCCGGCCGATGAAACGGGTGGTCGGGCCGTTAGGGCAGATGGGGGCCTGCATCCTCGGCCGCGATGGCGGGGAGAAGGCACCGCTGGCCATTGCCGGCCGGCCGCTGACCGGTCTTGAGTACCGCTCGCCGGTGGCGAGCGCCCAGGTGAAATCGGCGCTGATGCTCGCCGGACTCTATGCGGCCGGCGAAACGAGGATCATCGAGCCCCACCTTTCCCGGGACCATTCGGAGCGGATGTTCCGCCATTTCGGCGCCGCGATCGAAACCGGCGCGACAGGGGTCGTCATCCGCGGTGGCCACGAACTGACCGGACGGGACATCATCGTCCCCGGCGATATCTCCTCGGCAGCGTTCTTCATCGTGGCCGCCCTGCTGGTGCCGGACTCCGAACTGCTGATCACTGGGGTGGGGGTCAACCCGACCCGGACCGGGATCCTCGACATCCTGACCGCCATGGGCGGTTCCATTGCCCTGCTCAACCAGCGGGAACTGTCCGGCGAACCGGTTGCCGACCTCTTGATCCGTTCTTCCGCCCTTCGCGGGATCGAGATCGCCGGCGAGGTGGTGACCCGGGCGATCGACGAATTCCCGGTGATCTGCGTTGCTGCCGCTCTGGCCGAAGGGAAGACTGTTATTCGTGAGGCGCGGGAATTGCGGGTCAAGGAGACCGACCGGATTGCCGCGATGGCGACCAATCTCCGGGCGGCGGGCGTTACCGTCGCGGAGTCGGACGATGGAATGGAGATAACCGGCGTTGAGCGCCTCGGTGCGGCGACGGTCGAGAGCTTCGGCGACCACCGGATTGCCATGTCGATGCTGGTGGCCGGCCTGGTGGCGGCCGGCGGGGTCACCGTCCATGACGTGGCCTGCATCGGTACCTCCTTCCCTGACTTCTTCCCGTTACTGGAAAAGGTGACGGCACGGTGA
- a CDS encoding prephenate dehydrogenase: MPLINRLAVVGVGLIGGSFARALREAGAVAEIVGIDRDRENLDRARELGIIDRGCVDPAEGVRGADFVFVAVPVCAIAAVVALIAPHLAPGAVVTDGGSVKEGVVAECEALLPPAVSFIGGHPIAGTEHSGAAASFAALYRGKRCIVTPTPRSDRAALAKVVAAWEAAGAVVVTMDVAKHDRVVAAISHLPHMVAYALVNAVEGYRHGGEGLLRYSAGGFRDFTRIASSDPIMWRDIALMNKGAVLEMMDHFAGYFGTLRKLVAAGDGPGLERFFRESKESRDAIL; the protein is encoded by the coding sequence ATGCCCCTAATCAACCGGTTAGCCGTGGTCGGCGTCGGCCTCATCGGCGGCTCGTTCGCCCGTGCCCTGCGGGAAGCCGGGGCCGTTGCGGAGATCGTCGGCATCGATCGGGACCGGGAGAATCTCGACCGGGCACGGGAACTCGGGATCATCGACCGGGGCTGTGTCGACCCGGCCGAAGGGGTCCGGGGGGCTGATTTCGTCTTCGTTGCCGTGCCGGTCTGTGCCATTGCCGCGGTTGTTGCCCTGATCGCGCCCCATCTCGCCCCCGGGGCGGTCGTCACCGACGGGGGGAGCGTCAAGGAAGGGGTCGTTGCGGAGTGTGAGGCACTGCTGCCGCCGGCAGTCAGTTTCATTGGCGGGCATCCGATCGCCGGCACCGAGCATTCGGGAGCGGCCGCGTCGTTTGCCGCCCTCTATCGCGGCAAGCGCTGTATCGTTACCCCCACTCCCCGAAGCGACCGGGCGGCCCTGGCAAAGGTCGTCGCCGCCTGGGAGGCGGCCGGTGCCGTGGTGGTGACGATGGACGTGGCGAAGCACGACCGGGTGGTGGCGGCGATTTCCCATCTCCCCCACATGGTCGCCTATGCTTTGGTGAACGCCGTCGAAGGCTACCGGCACGGTGGGGAGGGGCTGCTCCGCTACTCGGCGGGCGGCTTCCGGGATTTTACCCGGATTGCCTCGTCTGACCCGATCATGTGGCGGGACATCGCCTTGATGAACAAGGGCGCCGTGCTGGAAATGATGGATCATTTCGCCGGTTATTTCGGGACGCTCCGCAAGCTGGTGGCGGCCGGCGACGGCCCGGGGCTCGAACGGTTCTTCCGCGAATCCAAGGAGAGCAGGGACGCCATCCTGTAA
- a CDS encoding GspE/PulE family protein → MSQKKVGELLIENRLVTEEQLKEALELQKVFPGQPVGQLLCKLGFLSENDLSYILEQTGKRQKLGDILLKERLIDPERLNQARTAARRDGVPLERALLRLRFIEEEALAKALATQYDLSFVHINTLEIEADLARYINSSYAQKQRIVPISKIGNTLTLAMAYPVKLHELKELEQSIRARIIPVIAPESEIVKAQQRLYKTAAGPSQLFDEEDLEITPGSIVEILSASAAEDEPEIDDEVRKVTERDSIIVKLVNKIIFDAFQSRASDIHIEPYPGKGDVIVRMRVDGLCKVYQRIPYKYKYAIPSRLKIMADLDIAEKRKPQDGKINFKKFGPLDMELRVATMPTAGGLEDVVLRLVNIGESYSFDSLAFTDRNLRVFESSIAKPYGLVLVVGPTGAGKTTTLHAAIGRINRPEVKIWTAEDPVEITQKGLRQVQVNPKIGLTFAAALRSFLRLDPDVIMVGEMRDAETASIAIEASLTGHLVLSTLHTNSAPETVTRLLDIGLDPFGFSDSLLCIIAQRLARRLCEECRELYRPERRELAEIIAEYGEEQFAATGLVGSELVLARPVGCPSCGQSGYRGRIGIHEVLECTDVMRSLIKKKADTDLIRREAVAEGMTTLRQDGILKVFQGLTDIHEVRKVCLK, encoded by the coding sequence ATGTCTCAGAAAAAAGTCGGTGAGCTGCTCATCGAAAACCGGCTCGTCACCGAGGAACAGCTCAAGGAGGCGCTGGAGCTGCAGAAGGTGTTCCCCGGTCAGCCGGTCGGCCAGCTCCTTTGCAAGCTTGGCTTCCTCAGCGAGAACGACCTTTCCTATATCCTGGAACAGACCGGCAAGCGGCAAAAGCTGGGCGACATCCTGCTCAAGGAACGGCTCATCGACCCGGAGCGGCTGAACCAGGCCCGAACTGCCGCCAGACGGGACGGCGTCCCCCTAGAGCGGGCGCTGCTGAGGCTGCGCTTCATCGAGGAGGAAGCGCTGGCCAAGGCGCTGGCAACCCAGTACGATCTCTCCTTCGTCCATATCAATACCCTGGAAATTGAGGCGGACCTCGCCCGGTACATCAATTCAAGCTATGCCCAGAAGCAGCGGATCGTGCCGATCTCCAAGATCGGCAATACCCTGACGCTGGCGATGGCCTATCCGGTCAAGCTGCATGAGCTGAAAGAACTCGAACAGAGCATCCGGGCACGGATCATTCCGGTGATCGCCCCCGAAAGCGAGATCGTCAAGGCCCAGCAGCGACTGTACAAGACTGCTGCCGGACCGAGCCAGTTATTCGACGAGGAAGATCTCGAGATCACCCCGGGGAGCATCGTCGAGATCCTGAGCGCCAGTGCCGCCGAGGACGAACCGGAGATCGACGACGAGGTCCGCAAGGTTACCGAGCGGGACAGCATCATCGTCAAGCTGGTCAACAAGATCATCTTCGATGCCTTCCAGAGCCGGGCTTCCGATATCCATATCGAGCCATACCCGGGCAAGGGGGACGTGATCGTCCGGATGCGCGTCGACGGCCTTTGCAAGGTCTACCAGCGCATCCCCTACAAGTACAAGTACGCGATCCCGTCGCGGTTGAAGATCATGGCCGATCTCGATATCGCCGAGAAGCGCAAGCCCCAGGACGGCAAGATCAACTTCAAGAAGTTCGGTCCGCTGGACATGGAACTGCGTGTTGCCACCATGCCGACCGCCGGCGGGCTCGAAGATGTAGTGCTCAGGCTGGTCAACATCGGCGAAAGCTATTCCTTCGACAGCCTGGCCTTCACCGACCGGAACCTGCGGGTCTTCGAATCGTCGATTGCCAAGCCGTACGGGCTGGTTCTCGTCGTCGGCCCGACCGGGGCCGGAAAGACCACTACCCTCCATGCGGCCATCGGCCGGATCAACCGGCCGGAGGTCAAGATCTGGACCGCTGAGGATCCGGTGGAAATAACTCAGAAGGGGCTTCGCCAGGTGCAGGTGAACCCGAAGATCGGCCTGACCTTTGCTGCCGCCCTCCGTTCGTTCCTTCGGCTCGATCCCGACGTGATCATGGTCGGCGAGATGCGCGATGCCGAAACAGCCTCGATCGCCATCGAAGCGTCACTGACCGGCCACCTGGTGCTGTCGACCCTCCACACCAACTCGGCGCCGGAAACGGTTACCCGGTTGCTCGATATCGGCCTCGACCCCTTCGGCTTTTCCGATTCGCTGCTCTGCATTATCGCCCAGCGGCTCGCCCGCCGGCTCTGCGAAGAGTGCCGCGAGCTCTATCGTCCCGAACGGCGCGAACTGGCGGAGATCATTGCCGAGTACGGCGAGGAGCAGTTCGCGGCGACGGGGCTGGTCGGCAGCGAGCTGGTTCTCGCTCGGCCGGTCGGCTGTCCCTCTTGTGGGCAGAGCGGTTACCGCGGCCGGATCGGCATTCACGAGGTCCTCGAGTGCACCGACGTAATGAGGAGTCTGATCAAGAAGAAGGCCGACACCGACCTCATCCGTCGCGAAGCCGTCGCCGAGGGTATGACGACCCTGCGGCAGGATGGCATCCTCAAAGTATTCCAGGGGCTTACCGATATTCACGAAGTCCGCAAGGTCTGTCTCAAATAG
- a CDS encoding 4-hydroxy-3-methylbut-2-enyl diphosphate reductase, with the protein MEIVLAKRAGFCFGVKRATQMAFEAADKGGLTYTLGPIIHSPQVVQRLEELGVKVLKGLDGISEGTVIIRSHGVTSDELQEAVQKQLEIVDATCPFVKKAQEHVKSLSLAGYDLVVVGDADHPEVQGIVSFANGNVFVVGSGEEASTLPKMKKIGIVAQTTQSFENLQNVVLECLLKAGEIRVFNTICDATAVRQEEAKALAGQVNCMIVIGGYNSANTKRLAEVCKELQPKTYHIETAQDLDSAWFADVNRVGVTAGASTPKWLIDEVIERIKKLDNEKNG; encoded by the coding sequence ATGGAAATAGTGCTGGCCAAGCGGGCAGGGTTCTGCTTCGGGGTAAAACGGGCCACCCAGATGGCTTTCGAGGCTGCCGACAAGGGTGGGCTCACCTATACCCTCGGGCCGATCATTCATTCGCCCCAGGTCGTGCAGCGGCTCGAAGAGCTGGGGGTCAAGGTCCTGAAGGGCCTCGACGGGATCAGCGAGGGGACGGTCATCATCCGCTCCCATGGGGTCACCTCCGACGAACTGCAGGAGGCGGTCCAGAAACAGCTGGAGATCGTCGATGCCACCTGCCCCTTTGTGAAAAAGGCCCAGGAGCACGTCAAGAGCCTCTCCCTTGCCGGTTACGATCTGGTGGTGGTTGGCGATGCCGACCATCCCGAAGTGCAGGGGATCGTCTCCTTTGCCAACGGCAATGTCTTTGTGGTCGGCTCGGGAGAAGAAGCAAGCACCTTGCCGAAGATGAAAAAGATTGGTATCGTTGCACAGACCACCCAGTCTTTCGAGAACTTGCAGAACGTCGTGCTCGAATGCCTGTTGAAGGCCGGAGAGATCAGGGTCTTCAATACCATTTGCGATGCGACGGCGGTCCGGCAGGAAGAGGCCAAAGCCCTGGCCGGCCAGGTGAACTGCATGATCGTGATCGGCGGCTACAACAGCGCCAATACCAAGCGGCTTGCCGAGGTCTGCAAAGAGCTGCAGCCGAAAACCTACCACATCGAGACTGCCCAGGATCTGGATTCGGCCTGGTTTGCCGATGTCAACCGGGTGGGAGTGACGGCGGGTGCATCGACCCCGAAATGGCTGATCGACGAAGTCATCGAACGGATCAAGAAGCTCGACAATGAGAAAAACGGTTGA
- a CDS encoding 30S ribosomal protein S1 — protein MSDEKDKNSRTNAPIRRFADADEEMEQGGGEFAELFQDSIRQHHVGEVVKGVVVHINQEYVLVDIGYKSEGCIAVEEFLDDDGNLTVKVGDEVKALFERKENQKGYAVLSKRKADRHAAWDTIDAAGGEGGIVEGKIIGKVKGGLTVDIGVQAFLPASQVDVRPGGNLDKYIGVVDKFKVLKLNKKRGNIVLSRRVLLEEERDVVRRETLGTLAEGQVREGVVKNITDYGAFVDIGGVDGLLHVTDMSWGRINHPSEILKSGDKISVKVLKYDQEKGKISLGLKQIAPDPWLTVETKYHAGDRVTGKVVSLTDYGAFIALEDGVEGLVHVSEMSWTKRLRHPSELLSVGDTVESIVLGVDMGNRRISLGLKQVQENPWSQLTDKYPVGTKLEGQIKSVTDFGIFIGVDEGIDGLVHVSDISWTKRIKHPGELFSKGQTVQAVVLNIDVENERLSLGIKQLMPDPWSEIPTKYRPGTRVRGKVTSVTDFGVFLEIEEGIEGLIHVSEISREKIATPKEFANIGDELEAVVLNVDVVEKKIALSIKALQAATEKAELESYMQAQGEATSNLGELLREGLRKNGDGDE, from the coding sequence ATGAGTGATGAAAAGGACAAAAACAGCCGCACCAACGCTCCGATCCGGCGGTTTGCCGACGCGGACGAAGAGATGGAGCAAGGGGGTGGCGAATTCGCCGAACTCTTCCAGGACAGCATCCGGCAGCATCATGTCGGTGAGGTTGTCAAGGGAGTAGTGGTGCACATCAACCAGGAGTACGTCCTGGTCGATATCGGATACAAGTCGGAAGGGTGCATTGCGGTCGAAGAGTTCCTTGACGATGACGGCAATCTGACCGTCAAGGTTGGCGACGAAGTGAAGGCCCTGTTCGAGCGCAAGGAGAACCAGAAGGGATACGCGGTTCTCTCCAAGCGTAAAGCCGACCGCCATGCGGCATGGGATACCATCGACGCCGCCGGCGGCGAGGGGGGGATCGTCGAAGGGAAGATCATCGGCAAGGTCAAGGGCGGCCTGACCGTCGATATCGGGGTCCAGGCGTTCCTGCCGGCTTCCCAGGTCGACGTGCGGCCGGGCGGCAACCTCGACAAGTACATCGGTGTCGTCGACAAGTTCAAGGTCTTGAAACTGAACAAGAAGCGGGGCAATATCGTCCTTTCCCGCCGGGTCCTCCTGGAAGAGGAGCGGGACGTCGTCCGGCGCGAAACCCTGGGTACCCTCGCCGAGGGACAGGTCCGCGAAGGGGTGGTCAAGAACATCACCGATTACGGCGCGTTCGTCGATATCGGCGGGGTCGATGGCCTGCTCCACGTTACCGACATGTCCTGGGGACGGATCAACCATCCTTCCGAAATCCTCAAATCCGGTGACAAGATCAGCGTCAAGGTGCTGAAATACGACCAGGAAAAAGGGAAGATCTCCCTTGGTCTCAAGCAGATCGCTCCCGATCCCTGGCTGACCGTGGAAACGAAATACCATGCCGGCGACCGGGTGACGGGGAAAGTGGTCAGCCTGACCGATTACGGGGCGTTCATCGCCCTCGAAGACGGCGTCGAAGGGTTGGTCCACGTCTCCGAAATGTCTTGGACGAAACGGCTGCGTCATCCGTCCGAACTGCTCTCGGTCGGCGATACCGTCGAATCGATCGTCCTTGGTGTCGACATGGGCAATCGGCGGATTTCGCTGGGCCTCAAGCAGGTTCAGGAAAACCCCTGGTCGCAGCTGACCGACAAATACCCGGTTGGCACCAAGCTGGAAGGACAGATCAAGAGCGTTACCGATTTCGGTATCTTCATCGGTGTCGATGAAGGGATCGATGGCCTGGTGCATGTTTCCGACATCTCCTGGACCAAGCGGATCAAGCATCCCGGCGAGCTGTTCAGCAAAGGACAGACCGTTCAGGCGGTCGTGCTGAACATTGATGTCGAAAACGAACGCCTCTCGCTCGGCATCAAACAGCTGATGCCCGATCCCTGGAGCGAAATCCCGACCAAATACCGGCCCGGTACCAGGGTGCGGGGTAAGGTCACCTCGGTTACCGATTTCGGCGTGTTCCTCGAAATCGAGGAAGGAATCGAGGGACTGATCCACGTTTCCGAAATCTCCCGGGAAAAGATCGCTACGCCCAAGGAGTTTGCCAATATCGGCGATGAGCTGGAAGCGGTCGTGCTCAACGTGGATGTGGTGGAGAAGAAAATTGCGCTCTCCATCAAGGCGCTTCAGGCCGCCACCGAGAAGGCGGAGCTCGAATCGTACATGCAGGCGCAGGGTGAAGCAACCTCCAATCTTGGTGAACTGCTCCGGGAAGGTTTGCGGAAAAACGGCGACGGTGACGAGTAA
- a CDS encoding integration host factor subunit beta, producing the protein MTKSELVENLAENNSWLTRKDSEMIVNIVFDSISDALKRGEKVEIRGFGSFTIRERGAREARNPKSGAIVKIPAKKTPFFKTGKELRERVNDLAE; encoded by the coding sequence ATGACGAAAAGTGAACTGGTTGAAAATCTGGCAGAAAATAATTCGTGGCTGACCCGCAAGGATTCGGAGATGATCGTCAATATCGTCTTCGACAGCATCAGCGATGCCCTGAAGCGTGGGGAAAAGGTGGAGATACGCGGTTTCGGCAGCTTCACCATTCGCGAGCGGGGTGCCCGCGAGGCGAGAAACCCCAAGAGCGGGGCGATCGTCAAGATTCCCGCCAAAAAGACTCCTTTCTTCAAAACTGGCAAGGAGCTGCGCGAGCGGGTCAACGATCTTGCTGAATAG